DNA from Tsuneonella dongtanensis:
GTCCACCGCGGTCATGCGCCAGCCGCCGCTACCGTCCGCCGCGAGCTGTTCGAGGCCGTGACCCATGATCACGGTGCCCTTGCCGGTCGCCACGATCTTGTCGCGCGCGGCGTCCCACATCATGCCCGGCCCCTGCCGCGGGTAGCGGAAGGTCTCGAGAAGGGTCTTTACCGCCTGCCCGTCGTTGGGCGCCTTGTTGAGGCCGAGGCTGCGCTTGAGCCCGTCGGTCACCGCGCCCCAGAGCGAAAGGCCCTTGATGCGCTGGGCGGCCCAGTCGGCGCTCATCTCGTTGCAGGGCATGCCCCAGACCTTCTCGGTATAGGTCTTGAAGAAGATGCCGTAGAGCTTCTTTCCGAACTGGTTGCTGGTCCAGTCCTCGAAACTGCGGATGTCCTTGATCGGGAAAAGCTGCGACCAGGCGAAGCTGGCCATGCACGCGGTCGAGCGCCAGATGCCGAGGTTTCCGAGCGCCTCGAACGCCCGCAGCGGATAGCTGTAGAACTTGCCCTCGTAATAGATGCGGCTCATCCGCGGGCGCTGGATGAAGTCGTCGGGCAGGATCTCGTTCCACAGATCGACGACCTGCTGGCTCTTCGAGAAGAAGCGGTGCCCGCCGATGTCGAATCGATAGCCTTCGTGTTCGACCGTGCGGCTGATCCCGCCGACGTAGGTTTGATCCTTCTCGATGATGGCGACGGTCTTGCCTGCTTTGGTGAGCAGATATCCCGCGGTCAGCCCGGCCGGGCCGGCGCCGATAATCGCAACGTCGACAGTGAGTTCGTTGGCAGTCATGTCGTTGGTAACCCCCCAGTTCGATTGAGCGGGGAGTGAAGGAAATTGGTTAGCGAACGGTAAACGAACCGGGGTCCGTTCGAAAAAAAGCGCAAACTCAGCGCCTGAGCGATACTGCACACTCGGGCGCGCCGAGCAACGCCGCATCCTGCGCGGTGGCCGCGAACACGGCAAGCTGGCTTAGGCTGAACGTGTCGTCGAACGCCAGCCCGTAGCCGTCACCCTTGCGCCAGCGCACGCGGGCGCGCACTTCGGGCAGCTTGTCCGAGATGATCCGCAGCGGCTGCTGGATCGCAAGCAGATCTCCGCAGATAATTCCCGCACCCTGCTGCGAAACGTTGGTCACTTCGGCCGGAATCCGCCGACCCAGGAAAGCCAGTTCGACCTGGAACGACATGTTCAGGCGCAATTGCCGTTTGGGATACCGCCCCGCCTCCGCCACCAGGCGTACGATGTCCACTTCGTCGAGGAAGCGGTATCCCGCCTCGTTGCCGCGACCCCAGACCGGCGCGAGGCGATGGCGTTCACCGGTTTGCAGTTCGAGCACCAGCGGCTCGCCGGCTGGAAGCTGGTGAAAGCCCCGCAGCGAAATACCGCTTTCCGAAACGTCGCGAATGACGGCGATGAATTCGCCGGTCGGGGCGATCAGCTTGGCTGCGCGGATCAGCAGCGTGAAACGGGGCGACGAACGATCTTCGCACGATCCGGCCACCGCGCCGGGCGGCACCTCGATACGATTGTGCTCCATTTGCAAACCCCGACTGCAACGGCTTCCCGGCCGCGAAGCATGTTCTGCATCAAAACGGTCTCGATGCCGGAACTACGGGAGTAGGGGTAATTACGGTGTTAGGAGGGAGGGTTAATGCGCCGGCACAGCGCTTCCTGCCGGAATGGTTGGTGGTGCGGGTGGTGGGAATCGAACCCACACGTCCAGGGGACAGGGGATTTTAAGTCCCCGGCGTCTACCGTTCCGCCACACCCGCGCCAGGGCACGGCCCTAGCGCGGTGTAACTCCGACGGCAATTTGCTTGGGGCGAGGCCTCAGGCGTCGTTGCCTCACGCGTCGTTGAGAGTGCGCCGCATTTCCTTGCCGGGCTTGAAATAGGGCACTTTCTTGGCCGGCACGTCGACCGCCTCGCCGGTGCGCGGGTTGCGGCCCTTGCGCGCCCCGCGGTCCCGCGTCGAAAACGCGCCGAATCCGCGCAACTCGACCCGGCCGCCTTCCGCGAGCCGCTTTCCGATCTCGTCGAAGAAGATGTCCACGACCTGCTCCACCTCCTCGGCGCGCAAGTCGGGATTTTCCTTGGCGATGGCCTGAAGGAGTTCCGATCTTATCACGTGTCATGCCCTCCGATCGCGACCCGTCCCACCGAGCGCGACCAGCCCGAGGTGTCGAAGGCAGAGTGCCAGAGTGAGGGGGCGAGTGCAATCTCCGTTATGGAGCAATGGCTTCGCCGGCGCACAGGGCGCTCAGACGCCCTCGAGCAGGTGGGCCGGATCGATTCCCAGGCGTTCCATGCGTGCGACGATCTCGGGCCACTCGTGCTCGACGAACCGGGTACGCTCGGCGCTGCGAAGGCGGTCCGCGGCCCCGTGCGCGACATACATGCCGACGCCGCGCTGTACCTCGACCAGGCCTTCGCTCTGGAACAGCTGGTAGGCCTTGGCGACGGTAAGAGGGTTCGCCCCCTGATCCGCGGCAAAGGCACGGACGGAGGGAAGCATTTCTCCCTCCCGATAACGCCCTTCGATGATTGCGGCCGCGATCATGTCGCGCAGGCGCAAGTACACGGGCTGGCTCGGCTGGTTCATGCGATCGTCCTCTGAAGGGTGCTTCAGTGCCATAATACAGCGCGTCGCGTCAAGTTGGGTTCCGGCGGAAAGGCGGCCGCGGTCATGCGGTTGCGGGTGAAACTAGCGCTTCACATCGAGATTGCGGACGCTAGGGTGCGCCGATTCACGGCCCTGGGGAGGGCCGATTCCAAGAATATGAGGGAAGCACGCAATGAAGGACATGGCCTTGTGGAACGAAGGCGACTGGGTCGCGGCGATCTGCGCCGTAGTGCTCGCCGCGTTTCTGGTCGGAGGCTTGCTGATCGCGGCGAGCAAGAAGGATGAGGCGCTCGGCCATCCCAAGGGCCTGTATATGCTGTTCTTCGCCGAGATGTGGGAGCGGTTCAGCTTCTACGGCATGCGCGGCATCCTCGTATTCTACCTCGTTCAGCACTGGATGTTTTCCGAAGGTGAGGGGACCCTCATTCTCGGTGCTTACGGCTCGCTCGTCTACATCACCCCGCTGTTCGGCGGCTGGCTGGCGGATCGCTATCTGGGCCAGCGCAAGGCGGTCCTGTTCGGCGGGGCGCTGCTCGCGCTCGGCCACCTCTTCATGGTGTTCGAAGGCGATGGAGGACAATCGGATCCCACGATTAGCGTCTTCTGGCTCGCGCTCGCCCTCATCATCATCGGCTCAGGGTTTCTGAAAGCCAACATTTCGGTCCTTGTCGGCCAGCTGTACAAGCGGACGGACAGTCGGCGCGACGCGGCCTACACGATCTTCTACATGGGCATTAACCTGGGTGCGGCCGCCGGCGGCATTCTCGTTGGGTATCTCGGCCAGACGATCGGCTGGTCGTATGGCTTCGGTCTCTCGGGCATCGGCATGGTGATCGGCCTGATCGTGTTCGTGCTGGGCAAGGGTGCCCTGCGCGGTGCCGGTGAAGCGCCGGGTCCGCTTGCGCGGAACAAGGAACTGCTGATCTACGCAGCGGGCGCGGTCTCGGTCGCCGTGATGTGGGCCTTGATCCAGTACCGCGACGTGATCCAGGTTCTGCTGATCGTGTGCGGCATCGGGCTGCTGGCCTACGTCCTGTACGAGGCATTCAAGCTGCCGAAGCACCCGCGCGAGCGTATCTTCGCGATACTTTTCCTCATTGCCCTCAATCCGCTGTTCTGGGGGCTGTTCGACCAGGCACCGGGCAGCCTCAACCTCTACACCGACAAGTATGTCGAGATCGGTAACATACCGGCGTCGGTGTTCCAGTCGATCAACCCGATCTACATCATCCTGTTTGCTCCGCTCTTTGCGTTTCTCTGGCAATGGCTGGGCAACCGCGGTCTCGAGCCATCGGCGCCTGCGAAGTTCGCGCTGGCGCTGTTCCAGGTCGGCGCGGGGTTCCTGGTCTTCGTTTGGGGCGCGAACAGCGTTGGCGCCGCCGCGATGACTCCGGTCATCTTCGTTTTCCTGCTCTACCTGCTGCACACGACCGGCGAACTGTGTCTGAGCCCCGTCGGCCTGTCGGCCATGAACCGACTGGCGCCGACCTTCATGGCCAGTCTCATCATGGGGGCATGGTTCTACATGACCGCCGTGGGCAGCTTCGTGGCGGGCAAGATCGGCGAGGCGACCGGCGGGGAGAGCGGCGAGATGAGCAAAGCCGCCACACTCGATATCTACTGGACCATCGGCCTTGTCGCGATCGGCGTATCCGTCGTCGTCCTTGCGCTCAGCCCGATCGTGAAGCGCTGGATGCACCTCGACACGCTCGAGGACCGCACCGACGACGACCTCGCCGGGCGTGACGAGCTGGGCGAGCCGCATGCGGCGGGTATCCATCCGGCCACCAAGAACTGAAAATCACTATCGGGGCGCGAACCGAACGGGGTTCGCGTCCCTGAACTTATCGGGACGCACATGATCAGCAACAGAACCCTCGCAGCCGCCTGCGCCATGCTTGCGCTGTCCGCCTGCGCGACGACCGACGATGGTGCCGCGACCAGGAGCGCCAGCTCCAGCCCCGCCGCGTTCGACAAGAACCCCTATCCGTCGACCTACGAACGGTACCCGGGGCAGCCGACGGTCATCACCAACGTCACGATCTTCGATGGCGCGGGCGGACGGATCGACAACGGCGCGATCTATTTCGCCAACGGAAAGATCCAGGGCATCTATGCGAACGACGCCGCCGCACCGGCCAACGTGCCGGTGATCGACGGCACCGGGAAATACGTCACCCCCGGAATCATCGACATCCACTCGCACCTCGGCGACTATCCCACCCCCTCGGTCGCGGCGCATTCGGACGGAAACGAGGCGACCAGCCCGACCACCCCCGAAGTCTGGGCCGAGCATTCGGTCTGGCCGCAGGACCCCGGCTTCAGCCGCGCGCTGGCCAACGGCGGGATCACCGCGCTCCAGATCCTGCCCGGATCGGCCAACCTCATGGGAGGACGCTCGGTCACGTTGAAGAATGTACCCGCGCGCACGATGCAGGGGATGAAGTTCCCCGGCGCCCCCTACAGCATGAAGATGGCCTGCGGCGAGAACCCCAAGCGGGTCTACGGCGCGAAGGGCCGGATGCCGTCGACCCGCATGGGCAACCTAGCGGTCAACCGGCAGACCTGGCTCGCGGCCAAGGAGTTCGACGGCAAGAAGCGCGATCTTGCCAAGGAAACGCTGAAGGGCGTGCTCGACGGCGAGATCCTGATCCAGAACCACTGTTACCGGGCGGACGAGATGGCCCTCGTGCTCGATATGGCGAAAGAGATGGGCTACAAGGTCGCCGCGTTCCACCACGCGGTCGAAAGCTACAAAATCGCCGACCTGCTGAAGGAAAACGGCGTGTGCAGCGCGATCTGGGCCGACTGGTACGGCTTCAAGATGGAAAGCTACGACGGCATTCCCGAGAACGCCGCGTTTCTCCAAAAGGCGGGCGCCTGCGTGGTCATCCATTCGGACGACGCCAACGGAATCCAGCGGCTGAACCAGGAAGCCGCCAAGGCGCAGGCCGCTGGCCGGCGTGCCGGGATCGCCATCGACGACGCGACGGTGATCCGCTGGCTCACGCTGAACCCGGCGACCGCGATGGGAATCGCCGACAAGACCGGCAGCCTCGAGGCGGGAAAGATGGCCGACGTGGTGCTGTGGAATGGCGATCCGCTGTCGGTCTATTCGCGGCCCGAAAAGGTCTGGATCGACGGGGCGCTGATGTTCGATGCTATGGACCGCAAGCGGCGTCCGGTGAGCGATTTTGAGCTCGGCCAGCCCGGCGAAGGAGACGTGAAGTGAGCGCCCGTCTGCTGATCGGCGCCGCGCTCGTCGCGCTGGCTGCCCCCGTCTCGGCGCAGGATTTCGCCATCGCCAATGCCACGGTCGCGATCGGCGACGGCAGCGCCCCGATCGAGCGCGCCACGGTGATCGTGCGAGGCGGCAAGGTCGTTGCGGCAGGCGCCGAGGTTGCCGTGCCACAAGGGATCGAGACGATCGACGGGACCGGCAAGTGGGTTACGCCCGGTGTGTTCGCGGCGATGACCGACCTTGGACTCGTCGATTCGTCGGGTGTATCCGAATCGAACGACGCCGCTGCCCGCCAGTCGCCGTTCGGAGCCGCGCTGGATGTCACCCCGGCGCTCAACCCCTCAGCTCAGGACGTGGCGGTGTCGCGTGAAAGCGGCGTGACCCGCGCGTCGGTATTCCCGGCGCCGTCGGCCTCGATCTTCGGTGGGCAGGGCGCGCTGGTCGACCTGGCGGCCGATCCCGACATGGTCACGCGCCCGCGCGCATTCCAGGTCGTCACGCTGGGAGAGGATGGCGCGCGGATCGCGGGCGGCAGCCGAACGAGCGCGCACGCGGTCCTCCGCAATGCCCTGCGCGAAGCGCGCCAGTTCGGGACCGACGGAGCCCTGATCCGGGGCGGCGGCGACCGGCGGACCGTGTCGACCGGCGACGATGTGCCGATCGACACGCGGCTGATCGACAGCCGCGCCGAGCGCGATGACGTGCTTCTCACCCGGTTCGACGCGGCTGCTCTCGTTCCGGTGGTGAGTGGCACCCAGCCGCTCTACGTGATCGTCGAGCGGGCGTCCGACATCCGCGCCGTGCTGGCGCTGCGCGACGAGTTCCCCCGCCTGAGGCTGGTGCTCGTAGGGGCGAGCGAAGGCTGGCGCGTCGCGGGCGAGATCGCCGCCGCCGGCGTACCCGTGATCGCCGACCCGCTCGACGACCTGCCCACCCGCTTCGAGCAACTTGCGGCGACCCAGAGCAACGTCGGCCGGATGGTGCGCGCCGGGGTCAAGGTCGCGCTGGGCCGGATGACCGACACCGGCGGCGCGCAGCCGCGCAACCTGATGCAGTTCGCCGGCAACCTCGTCGCGTTGACGCGGGTGCCCGGGGCCACCGGATTGAGCTGGGGAGAGGCATTCGCCGCGATCTCCTCGGTCCCGGCCGAGATCGCCGGCTTCGGCGGGCGGATGGGTATCCTGCGATCGGGGGCAGCGGGCGACGTGGTGATCTGGGACGGCGATCCGCTCGAGGTTTCGAGCGCTGCCGAACGTATCTTCATCGACGGGGTAGAGCAGCCGCATGGCAGCCACCAGAAGCGGCTGCGCGACCGCTACCGCGACCTCGACGAGAGCGATCTACCGAAGGCATACAACTGGTGAGGATGTTCATGGCAGGAGAAAGCGGGGCGACGCTGGCCCTCGGGGCGGCTCTCATCGCGGGCGCCGCGGCATTGGCGCAGGGTCCGGCGG
Protein-coding regions in this window:
- a CDS encoding integration host factor subunit beta → MIRSELLQAIAKENPDLRAEEVEQVVDIFFDEIGKRLAEGGRVELRGFGAFSTRDRGARKGRNPRTGEAVDVPAKKVPYFKPGKEMRRTLNDA
- a CDS encoding NAD(P)/FAD-dependent oxidoreductase; amino-acid sequence: MTANELTVDVAIIGAGPAGLTAGYLLTKAGKTVAIIEKDQTYVGGISRTVEHEGYRFDIGGHRFFSKSQQVVDLWNEILPDDFIQRPRMSRIYYEGKFYSYPLRAFEALGNLGIWRSTACMASFAWSQLFPIKDIRSFEDWTSNQFGKKLYGIFFKTYTEKVWGMPCNEMSADWAAQRIKGLSLWGAVTDGLKRSLGLNKAPNDGQAVKTLLETFRYPRQGPGMMWDAARDKIVATGKGTVIMGHGLEQLAADGSGGWRMTAVDKNGEKRVIRAANAISSAPMRELAARMHPLPDTTLNASNLKYRDFLTVALKVEGEDLFPDNWIYIHDSKVKVGRVQNFRSWSPEMVPDENMACVGLEYFCFEGDGLWSMADEDLVKLATDEMEILGLVDPKKVKGGAVVRQEKAYPVYDETYAANVAAMRHELEEKHPTLHLVGRNGMHRYNNQDHAMMTAMLTVENILAGERVYDTWCVNEDAEYHEAGDEGAEKALPQRETNPVSEDQAAALASVREVPQRIGSRADADRKVA
- a CDS encoding amidohydrolase family protein; translation: MSARLLIGAALVALAAPVSAQDFAIANATVAIGDGSAPIERATVIVRGGKVVAAGAEVAVPQGIETIDGTGKWVTPGVFAAMTDLGLVDSSGVSESNDAAARQSPFGAALDVTPALNPSAQDVAVSRESGVTRASVFPAPSASIFGGQGALVDLAADPDMVTRPRAFQVVTLGEDGARIAGGSRTSAHAVLRNALREARQFGTDGALIRGGGDRRTVSTGDDVPIDTRLIDSRAERDDVLLTRFDAAALVPVVSGTQPLYVIVERASDIRAVLALRDEFPRLRLVLVGASEGWRVAGEIAAAGVPVIADPLDDLPTRFEQLAATQSNVGRMVRAGVKVALGRMTDTGGAQPRNLMQFAGNLVALTRVPGATGLSWGEAFAAISSVPAEIAGFGGRMGILRSGAAGDVVIWDGDPLEVSSAAERIFIDGVEQPHGSHQKRLRDRYRDLDESDLPKAYNW
- a CDS encoding amidohydrolase; translated protein: MISNRTLAAACAMLALSACATTDDGAATRSASSSPAAFDKNPYPSTYERYPGQPTVITNVTIFDGAGGRIDNGAIYFANGKIQGIYANDAAAPANVPVIDGTGKYVTPGIIDIHSHLGDYPTPSVAAHSDGNEATSPTTPEVWAEHSVWPQDPGFSRALANGGITALQILPGSANLMGGRSVTLKNVPARTMQGMKFPGAPYSMKMACGENPKRVYGAKGRMPSTRMGNLAVNRQTWLAAKEFDGKKRDLAKETLKGVLDGEILIQNHCYRADEMALVLDMAKEMGYKVAAFHHAVESYKIADLLKENGVCSAIWADWYGFKMESYDGIPENAAFLQKAGACVVIHSDDANGIQRLNQEAAKAQAAGRRAGIAIDDATVIRWLTLNPATAMGIADKTGSLEAGKMADVVLWNGDPLSVYSRPEKVWIDGALMFDAMDRKRRPVSDFELGQPGEGDVK
- a CDS encoding peptide MFS transporter, whose translation is MKDMALWNEGDWVAAICAVVLAAFLVGGLLIAASKKDEALGHPKGLYMLFFAEMWERFSFYGMRGILVFYLVQHWMFSEGEGTLILGAYGSLVYITPLFGGWLADRYLGQRKAVLFGGALLALGHLFMVFEGDGGQSDPTISVFWLALALIIIGSGFLKANISVLVGQLYKRTDSRRDAAYTIFYMGINLGAAAGGILVGYLGQTIGWSYGFGLSGIGMVIGLIVFVLGKGALRGAGEAPGPLARNKELLIYAAGAVSVAVMWALIQYRDVIQVLLIVCGIGLLAYVLYEAFKLPKHPRERIFAILFLIALNPLFWGLFDQAPGSLNLYTDKYVEIGNIPASVFQSINPIYIILFAPLFAFLWQWLGNRGLEPSAPAKFALALFQVGAGFLVFVWGANSVGAAAMTPVIFVFLLYLLHTTGELCLSPVGLSAMNRLAPTFMASLIMGAWFYMTAVGSFVAGKIGEATGGESGEMSKAATLDIYWTIGLVAIGVSVVVLALSPIVKRWMHLDTLEDRTDDDLAGRDELGEPHAAGIHPATKN
- a CDS encoding GntR family transcriptional regulator; protein product: MNQPSQPVYLRLRDMIAAAIIEGRYREGEMLPSVRAFAADQGANPLTVAKAYQLFQSEGLVEVQRGVGMYVAHGAADRLRSAERTRFVEHEWPEIVARMERLGIDPAHLLEGV
- a CDS encoding PilZ domain-containing protein, which translates into the protein MEHNRIEVPPGAVAGSCEDRSSPRFTLLIRAAKLIAPTGEFIAVIRDVSESGISLRGFHQLPAGEPLVLELQTGERHRLAPVWGRGNEAGYRFLDEVDIVRLVAEAGRYPKRQLRLNMSFQVELAFLGRRIPAEVTNVSQQGAGIICGDLLAIQQPLRIISDKLPEVRARVRWRKGDGYGLAFDDTFSLSQLAVFAATAQDAALLGAPECAVSLRR